In the genome of Rhodoferax sp. BAB1, one region contains:
- a CDS encoding amidase gives MTTPKLHELGAAQAATLLARRELKAEDLVRACLERVAARNDDIHAFVHIDAVAALAQARALDNGPVRGPLHGLPLGVKDIFDTTDLPTAYGSAVYAHHRPAADAASVTLCREAGAVVLGKTVTTEFAYFAPGPTVNPHNALHTPGGSSSGSAAAVADHMVPLALGTQTAGSIIRPAAYCGVVGYKPSLGRVVGAGVKSLSPAMDVIGGFGQGVRDVALLGAVLTGDLRLLEAHEHGTLRIGLCPSPSWPQADADTQKAWEQATQALARNSDSCQDVTVPQDFGELMQLQKDVMTFEMARSLSFERLRHREALSPQLVALLDAGISMDGAAHAANLQRTAEWRLRIDALFERHDVLLTPSTMGAAPAGLAATGDPLFCRSWSLLGLPAVHLPLTRNARGLPVGLQLVGRMGEDHKLLAAAQRIHERLRY, from the coding sequence ATGACCACCCCCAAGCTGCATGAACTCGGCGCCGCCCAGGCCGCCACCCTGCTGGCGCGGCGCGAACTCAAGGCCGAAGACCTGGTGCGGGCCTGCCTGGAACGCGTGGCCGCACGCAATGACGACATCCATGCCTTCGTGCACATCGACGCCGTCGCCGCCCTGGCTCAAGCCCGCGCGCTGGACAACGGCCCTGTGCGCGGCCCGCTGCACGGCCTGCCCCTGGGCGTGAAGGACATCTTCGACACCACAGACCTGCCCACGGCCTACGGCTCGGCGGTCTACGCCCACCACCGCCCCGCGGCCGACGCCGCCAGCGTGACGCTATGCCGCGAGGCCGGCGCCGTGGTGCTAGGCAAGACCGTGACCACCGAATTCGCCTACTTCGCCCCCGGCCCCACGGTCAATCCGCACAACGCCCTGCACACGCCGGGCGGCTCCTCCAGCGGCTCGGCCGCCGCCGTGGCCGACCACATGGTGCCGCTGGCCCTGGGCACGCAGACGGCCGGCTCCATCATCCGCCCTGCCGCCTACTGCGGCGTGGTGGGTTACAAGCCCAGCCTGGGCCGTGTGGTGGGCGCTGGTGTAAAAAGCCTCTCGCCCGCGATGGACGTGATCGGCGGCTTCGGCCAGGGCGTGCGCGACGTGGCCCTGCTGGGCGCCGTGCTCACCGGCGACCTGCGCCTGCTCGAAGCCCACGAACACGGCACGCTGCGCATCGGCCTGTGCCCCTCGCCCTCCTGGCCACAGGCCGACGCCGATACCCAGAAGGCCTGGGAACAGGCCACCCAGGCACTGGCCCGCAACAGCGACAGCTGCCAGGACGTCACCGTGCCGCAGGACTTCGGCGAACTGATGCAGCTGCAGAAAGACGTGATGACCTTCGAGATGGCGCGTTCACTGAGCTTCGAGCGCCTGCGCCACCGCGAGGCGCTGAGCCCCCAGCTGGTGGCCCTGCTGGACGCGGGCATCAGCATGGACGGCGCCGCGCACGCGGCCAACCTGCAGCGCACGGCCGAGTGGCGCCTGCGCATCGACGCCCTGTTCGAGCGGCACGACGTGCTGCTCACACCCAGCACCATGGGCGCGGCACCGGCCGGCCTGGCGGCCACCGGCGACCCCCTGTTCTGCCGCAGCTGGTCGCTGCTGGGCCTGCCGGCCGTGCACCTGCCCTTGACCCGGAACGCCAGGGGACTGCCCGTGGGCCTGCAACTGGTCGGGCGCATGGGCGAAGACCACAAGCTGCTGGCCGCGGCGCAGCGCATCCACGAACGCCTGAGGTACTGA
- the aroQ gene encoding type II 3-dehydroquinate dehydratase, with product MKTVLILNGPNLNLLGTREPAVYGAQTLADVQELCERASAANGLKLDFRQSNHEGELIDWIHEAGRQQAAGKLLGVILNAGAYTHTSIALHDAIKGAGVTLIELHISNVHAREEFRHKSWISPVAKAVMAGFGVNGYALAIAGLVQLAEKK from the coding sequence ATGAAAACCGTCCTCATCCTCAACGGCCCCAACCTCAACCTGCTCGGCACGCGCGAGCCGGCCGTTTATGGCGCCCAGACCCTGGCCGATGTGCAGGAACTGTGCGAACGCGCCAGCGCCGCCAACGGCCTCAAGCTGGATTTCCGCCAGAGCAACCACGAGGGCGAGCTGATCGACTGGATCCACGAGGCCGGCCGCCAGCAGGCTGCGGGCAAGCTGCTGGGCGTCATCCTCAACGCCGGGGCCTATACGCACACCAGCATCGCCCTGCACGACGCCATCAAGGGCGCCGGTGTGACGCTGATCGAGCTGCACATCAGCAATGTGCATGCGCGCGAAGAGTTCCGCCACAAGTCCTGGATCTCGCCCGTGGCCAAGGCCGTGATGGCCGGCTTCGGTGTCAACGGCTATGCGCTGGCCATCGCCGGCCTGGTGCAGTTGGCCGAGAAGAAATGA
- a CDS encoding nitroreductase, protein MNDRLQTALPPALAALLSRHSLGPRWMVAPGPDAQQLALAVQAALRAPNHGRLQPWRLVTIEEAQRPALAALFEQFARDAGKSEEEVATERERAWNGPVLVAWVARIDSNVEKVPPHEQWICVGAAMGNFMNALHSQGFGAKILSGRKCQHPALVQAFCEEGEQLVGFTCIGTPTRGLEPREKDEASAPLLSAWKPG, encoded by the coding sequence ATGAACGATCGCCTGCAAACCGCCCTGCCCCCGGCCCTGGCCGCCCTGCTGAGCCGCCACTCACTGGGCCCGCGCTGGATGGTGGCCCCCGGACCCGACGCGCAACAGCTGGCGCTGGCGGTGCAGGCCGCGCTGCGCGCGCCCAACCACGGCCGCCTGCAGCCCTGGCGCCTGGTGACCATAGAGGAAGCCCAGCGCCCGGCACTGGCCGCGCTGTTCGAGCAGTTCGCGCGCGACGCCGGCAAGAGCGAGGAAGAGGTGGCCACCGAACGCGAACGCGCCTGGAACGGCCCGGTACTGGTGGCCTGGGTGGCGCGCATAGATTCGAACGTGGAAAAAGTCCCGCCGCACGAGCAGTGGATCTGCGTGGGGGCCGCCATGGGCAATTTCATGAACGCCCTGCACAGCCAGGGCTTCGGGGCCAAGATCCTGAGCGGACGCAAATGCCAGCACCCGGCGCTGGTACAGGCCTTCTGCGAGGAAGGCGAACAGCTGGTGGGTTTCACCTGCATCGGCACGCCCACACGCGGGCTGGAGCCGCGCGAGAAGGACGAGGCCTCAGCGC
- the yegQ gene encoding tRNA 5-hydroxyuridine modification protein YegQ, with translation MARKAPELLAPAGSLAMLETAFAFGADAIYAGQPRYSLRVRNNDFGDIEVLKRGIDRAHELGRKFFLVSNIFPHGNKVKHYVANMAPVIALKPDAMIMSDPGLIMLVRETWPEMDIHLSVQANTVNSAAVKFWNKVGVKRIILSRELSLDQVEQIRQDCPDSELEVFVHGALCIAYSGRCLLSGYFNHRDANQGSCTNACRWDYKTHAAQVDASGDVLSPPRATGHSCGQGETLPSEARDSISYLLEESKRPGEFMPIEEDEHGTYVMNSKDLRAIEHIQRLVEIGVDSLKIEGRTKSPYYVARTVQSYRQGIDDAAAGRGLDPALLGQLEGLANRGYTSGFYQRHTPQETQNYLKGYSESGRSQYVGDVVAFDAARGLAQVRVRNKFSVGDRLELIQPTGNVDYDISRMENAEGQPVDVAPGDGHTVWLSLPASAVGAFVARYVNLNAGVPETAAA, from the coding sequence ATGGCACGCAAGGCGCCCGAGCTGCTGGCTCCGGCCGGGTCACTGGCCATGCTGGAGACTGCCTTTGCCTTCGGGGCCGATGCCATCTACGCTGGCCAGCCGCGTTATTCGCTGCGCGTGCGCAACAACGACTTCGGTGACATCGAGGTGCTGAAGCGCGGCATCGACCGCGCGCACGAACTGGGGCGCAAGTTCTTCCTGGTGTCCAACATCTTTCCGCACGGCAACAAGGTCAAGCATTACGTGGCCAACATGGCGCCGGTGATCGCACTGAAACCCGACGCCATGATCATGTCCGACCCCGGCCTCATCATGCTGGTGCGCGAGACCTGGCCGGAGATGGATATCCACCTCTCGGTGCAGGCCAACACCGTCAACTCGGCGGCGGTGAAATTCTGGAACAAGGTGGGCGTCAAGCGCATCATCCTCTCGCGCGAACTCTCGCTGGACCAGGTCGAGCAGATCCGCCAGGACTGCCCGGACAGCGAGCTCGAAGTCTTCGTGCACGGCGCGCTGTGCATCGCCTACTCGGGCCGCTGCCTGCTCTCGGGGTATTTCAACCACCGCGACGCCAACCAGGGCAGTTGCACCAATGCCTGCCGCTGGGACTACAAGACTCACGCCGCGCAGGTGGACGCCAGCGGCGACGTGCTCTCGCCCCCGCGTGCCACAGGCCACAGCTGCGGCCAGGGCGAGACGCTGCCCAGCGAGGCGCGTGATTCCATTTCCTACCTGCTGGAGGAAAGCAAGCGCCCTGGCGAGTTCATGCCCATCGAGGAAGACGAGCACGGCACCTACGTGATGAACTCCAAGGACCTGCGCGCCATCGAGCACATCCAGCGCCTGGTCGAAATCGGCGTCGATTCGCTCAAGATCGAGGGCCGCACCAAGAGCCCCTATTACGTGGCGCGCACGGTGCAGAGCTACCGCCAGGGTATCGATGACGCAGCCGCCGGCCGCGGCCTGGACCCGGCTCTGCTGGGCCAGCTCGAAGGCCTGGCCAACCGCGGCTACACCTCGGGCTTCTACCAGCGCCACACGCCGCAGGAAACGCAGAACTACCTGAAGGGCTATTCCGAATCGGGCCGCAGCCAGTACGTGGGTGATGTGGTCGCTTTTGATGCCGCGCGCGGCCTGGCCCAGGTGCGTGTGCGCAACAAGTTTTCTGTCGGCGACCGGCTCGAACTGATCCAGCCGACCGGCAATGTCGACTACGACATCAGCCGCATGGAGAACGCCGAAGGTCAGCCCGTGGACGTGGCCCCCGGCGACGGCCACACCGTCTGGCTGTCGCTGCCGGCCAGCGCTGTCGGCGCCTTTGTCGCCCGCTACGTGAACCTGAACGCTGGCGTGCCGGAGACAGCCGCCGCCTGA
- the arfB gene encoding alternative ribosome rescue aminoacyl-tRNA hydrolase ArfB, whose product MSQPALLQVDESEVQISAIRAQGAGGQNVNKVSSAIHLRFDIPASSLPEDVKERLLALRDSRITQDGVLVLKAQQHRSQDLNRLDAFSRLHELVNSVARAPRTRRATKPTYGSRQRRLEGKSQRSETKAQRGRVRGNSDAH is encoded by the coding sequence ATGTCCCAGCCCGCGCTGCTGCAGGTCGACGAGTCCGAGGTGCAGATCAGCGCGATCCGCGCCCAGGGGGCGGGCGGCCAGAACGTCAACAAGGTGTCCAGCGCCATCCACCTGCGCTTCGACATCCCCGCCTCGTCATTGCCCGAGGACGTCAAGGAGCGCCTGCTAGCCCTGCGTGACAGCCGCATCACCCAGGACGGTGTGCTGGTCCTCAAGGCCCAGCAGCACCGCAGCCAGGACCTGAACCGGCTCGACGCTTTTTCCCGCCTGCACGAACTGGTCAACAGCGTGGCCCGGGCCCCCAGGACGCGCCGTGCCACCAAACCCACTTACGGCTCGCGCCAGCGGCGGCTGGAGGGCAAGAGCCAGCGCTCCGAGACCAAGGCGCAGCGCGGTCGGGTCCGGGGCAATTCGGACGCGCATTAA